Proteins encoded by one window of Paenibacillus sp. DCT19:
- a CDS encoding carbohydrate ABC transporter permease, producing MNSRLYNSPAGRVFDVLNYIMLGVLGLLTVLPFLYIIGNSFATEAEITERSFFLIPKVFSLSAYEYIFSSSTMFRSIGVSIFITVVGTFVNLFFTLTMAYPLSRSDFWGRNMLMNMVIFSMLFGGGMIPTYLVIRGLGLLDSYWSLMLPGAISAFNLIVVKNFFQQMPPGLEEAARIDGCSDLGVLWRIVLPLSKPVIATFALFYAVGHWNNFFSALLYISDSTKWPLQVMLRQIVLLSQASVGDMANMDPNFVKPPEQSVKMAVIVVGTIPILLVYPFLQKHFAKGVMLGSIKG from the coding sequence ATGAACAGTCGTCTGTACAACAGCCCTGCTGGCAGAGTATTTGATGTGCTCAACTACATCATGCTCGGCGTTCTGGGGTTACTAACCGTTCTTCCTTTCTTGTATATTATAGGGAATTCATTCGCGACCGAAGCTGAAATTACTGAACGTAGTTTTTTCCTTATTCCTAAGGTGTTCTCCCTTAGCGCATATGAGTATATTTTTTCATCCTCCACGATGTTTCGAAGTATTGGTGTATCCATCTTCATTACCGTTGTAGGTACGTTCGTTAACTTATTCTTCACGCTGACGATGGCATATCCGCTATCTCGCAGCGACTTCTGGGGACGGAATATGCTAATGAATATGGTCATTTTCTCCATGTTATTTGGGGGAGGCATGATTCCGACCTATCTCGTCATACGTGGTCTTGGACTGCTTGATTCCTACTGGTCTTTGATGCTTCCTGGCGCGATCAGCGCTTTTAATCTTATTGTTGTCAAAAACTTTTTTCAACAGATGCCGCCTGGGCTAGAGGAAGCGGCTCGCATCGACGGCTGTTCTGATCTTGGGGTGCTGTGGCGTATTGTTTTGCCATTGTCCAAACCGGTCATTGCTACATTTGCATTATTCTACGCCGTGGGACATTGGAATAACTTTTTCTCTGCATTGCTCTACATTTCCGATAGTACCAAATGGCCGCTGCAAGTTATGTTACGGCAAATTGTACTGCTGTCGCAGGCCAGTGTTGGAGATATGGCGAACATGGATCCCAACTTTGTAAAACCACCGGAACAGTCCGTAAAAATGGCGGTTATTGTTGTGGGTACGATCCCGATTTTGCTGGTGTACCCGTTCTTGCAAAAGCATTTTGCCAAAGGTGTCATGCTCGGTTCAATTAAAGGCTAA
- a CDS encoding glycosyl hydrolase → MWNGDAFENPEAQYRVHPFWFWNGDMEESQIKRQIAEMHKQGVGGFFICPRQGLQIPYLSEAWFDKVKVATQAAYELGMQVWLYDEYPYPSGMAGGEVTLEFPEAKQRQLIHHDLNVQGGTLLDYELPWGRVLYAKAVPKDAQGKRVWHESINLRGFIGNVQTDQVYQETGLTSYNRKRFFTYHTAFRLLWEAPAGEWEVIVFQEEEIDDFKYYGNFVDPCHQEAMSRFIELTHDRYQSAFGEQFESVIKGVFSDEIAPLGKIPWSPQLPGYFSERCGYSLIESLPALLYGDIPDFERIRYDYFQSLHVLLRSSYHKQVHDWCEQAGIQYAAEVPGVRMTTQIYSHMPGGDSAHEKIGRSLSWILERYGKRMRDNPKMVSSLARQLGRERNLIECFHSVGWSMTLQDAKWMIDRMAAMGTNFFNFHAFFYTIGGLAKHDAPPSQFLQNPYWEHFRELGDYTGRLGYLMSTGTADIRIAVLDPTTTLWSLMGNPLHGFEYSGEDEAERARLERLTNDWMRITTHLLQSRRDYDHLDPELLAEAQMVDGRIEIGAARYEVLILPPMLNLEEAAWKQVKQWVQQGGIVISVGLPPYIPIQEGSPAGDEAAKFFGAGDHPEIPYWGNGEPEQHEGKSLWRRGKGKAYFLPMAGIDSINQAVLESMSLLLDEVLPEPVRWVMKNESSSLLMQTRQLSEGEYMVFLTNQEDQCLEGELKIAVDALWTVAERAPNQGLRVERLDLEQGQRYALPIHHRGDEGYISLQFAAYDAHAIRLTWDDEHSSSEEQFTEGTEKKQSALGIKNIDRSHHEFHSIIIPSEGPWRLETVQPNVLRMGHFHLTAKNYNGVIFEDSHSEVKPFIDQAADCSAHNLLPLQFNQVFGTPKKPSIAYPLECHYATSFELRTALSECLLFMDRRAISGDWTLIINDHSIRPDAFESVEITDFDNIGYDITPWLHSGLNELKVTVQITKDEDGIVDPLYLQGRFGVEFHHEGMASLVREPDTAVQIQPEPQALYPHFAGEMIYKRSFWLDQRSPDIPFFELEFSDWRVQDVTEVLVNGYSLGVRCWSPYRWKGQSSWLRAGDNEIEVRVTNTLVGLLEGTYFDSLSHQLREAGRGLTDG, encoded by the coding sequence ATGTGGAACGGGGATGCTTTTGAAAATCCCGAGGCGCAGTACCGGGTTCATCCCTTTTGGTTTTGGAATGGGGATATGGAAGAGAGCCAGATTAAGCGTCAGATCGCAGAAATGCATAAGCAGGGTGTGGGCGGGTTCTTTATATGTCCGCGTCAGGGACTACAGATTCCTTATTTATCTGAAGCATGGTTTGATAAGGTAAAAGTAGCTACCCAAGCTGCGTATGAACTTGGCATGCAGGTCTGGTTGTATGACGAATATCCATATCCGAGTGGTATGGCCGGAGGCGAGGTAACACTTGAATTCCCGGAAGCGAAGCAACGTCAGCTTATTCATCATGATCTGAATGTACAAGGTGGCACATTGCTCGATTATGAGCTGCCCTGGGGACGCGTTTTATATGCCAAAGCTGTTCCTAAGGATGCCCAAGGGAAGCGCGTATGGCATGAATCGATCAATCTGCGAGGATTCATTGGTAATGTGCAGACAGATCAGGTGTACCAGGAGACGGGGCTGACTTCGTATAATCGCAAGCGATTTTTTACATACCATACGGCTTTTCGCTTGTTGTGGGAGGCTCCGGCTGGAGAATGGGAAGTTATTGTATTTCAAGAAGAAGAGATCGATGATTTTAAATATTACGGGAACTTTGTTGACCCTTGCCATCAGGAGGCAATGAGTCGTTTCATCGAACTCACCCATGATCGTTATCAGTCAGCGTTTGGAGAACAATTTGAAAGCGTAATCAAAGGTGTGTTTTCAGATGAGATTGCACCTCTCGGGAAGATTCCATGGTCACCACAATTGCCTGGTTACTTCAGTGAACGTTGTGGTTATAGCCTCATTGAATCTCTACCTGCGCTGTTGTATGGAGATATTCCGGATTTCGAGCGAATCCGCTATGACTATTTTCAATCCCTGCACGTATTGCTCCGTTCTTCTTATCATAAGCAAGTTCACGACTGGTGCGAGCAGGCTGGAATTCAATATGCGGCAGAGGTTCCTGGTGTGCGTATGACGACACAGATATACAGCCACATGCCAGGTGGAGATTCCGCCCACGAGAAGATCGGACGTTCGTTGTCCTGGATTCTTGAACGCTACGGAAAAAGAATGCGCGACAATCCCAAAATGGTCAGCTCATTAGCTAGACAACTGGGACGGGAACGAAATCTGATTGAATGTTTTCACAGTGTAGGCTGGTCAATGACCTTGCAGGATGCCAAATGGATGATTGATCGAATGGCGGCCATGGGCACGAACTTTTTCAACTTTCATGCTTTTTTCTATACGATTGGCGGGCTGGCGAAGCATGATGCTCCCCCATCACAGTTCCTGCAAAACCCGTACTGGGAACACTTTCGGGAACTCGGTGACTACACCGGAAGATTAGGTTACCTGATGAGCACCGGGACAGCCGATATCCGTATCGCTGTGCTGGACCCAACGACTACACTCTGGAGTTTAATGGGTAATCCACTACATGGTTTTGAATATAGCGGAGAAGACGAAGCAGAACGGGCAAGACTGGAACGACTCACGAATGACTGGATGAGGATCACTACGCACTTATTGCAGAGCAGACGGGATTATGACCATCTTGATCCGGAACTGCTGGCGGAAGCCCAGATGGTTGATGGCAGGATTGAAATAGGTGCAGCTCGTTATGAGGTTCTGATTCTCCCACCCATGCTGAATTTGGAAGAAGCGGCATGGAAACAGGTGAAGCAATGGGTACAACAGGGCGGGATCGTTATTTCTGTCGGGTTGCCTCCGTATATACCTATTCAGGAAGGAAGCCCAGCAGGGGATGAAGCGGCGAAGTTTTTCGGAGCTGGCGATCACCCAGAGATACCGTATTGGGGTAATGGTGAACCGGAACAGCATGAGGGTAAGTCCCTATGGCGGCGTGGTAAAGGAAAGGCTTATTTCCTCCCTATGGCAGGTATTGATTCAATAAATCAGGCTGTACTTGAGTCGATGTCCTTGCTTCTGGATGAGGTTCTGCCCGAACCCGTGCGTTGGGTGATGAAGAACGAAAGTTCTTCACTGCTTATGCAGACCAGACAATTGTCTGAAGGCGAATATATGGTCTTTTTGACCAATCAGGAAGATCAATGCTTAGAAGGCGAATTGAAGATCGCAGTTGATGCATTATGGACAGTTGCTGAACGCGCACCTAATCAAGGCTTGCGGGTAGAGCGATTAGATTTGGAGCAGGGACAACGGTATGCACTCCCCATCCATCATCGTGGAGACGAAGGGTATATTTCACTACAATTCGCAGCTTATGATGCACATGCTATACGACTAACCTGGGATGATGAGCACAGTTCATCAGAAGAACAGTTCACAGAGGGTACTGAGAAGAAGCAATCTGCTCTTGGTATAAAAAATATAGACCGTAGTCATCATGAATTTCATTCAATAATTATTCCTTCCGAGGGGCCTTGGCGACTTGAAACGGTTCAGCCTAACGTGCTGCGTATGGGGCATTTCCACCTTACGGCGAAAAATTACAACGGTGTAATTTTTGAGGATAGCCATTCTGAGGTCAAGCCGTTCATTGATCAGGCAGCAGATTGTTCAGCACATAACTTGCTCCCGCTCCAGTTTAATCAAGTATTCGGCACACCAAAGAAGCCATCCATTGCGTATCCACTGGAGTGCCATTACGCAACTTCGTTTGAACTAAGAACAGCCTTATCTGAGTGTCTGTTATTCATGGATCGAAGAGCCATTTCGGGTGACTGGACGTTAATCATTAATGATCATTCTATCCGTCCGGATGCGTTTGAATCAGTCGAGATTACGGATTTTGATAATATCGGTTATGACATTACACCATGGCTGCACAGCGGTCTTAACGAGCTGAAGGTTACAGTTCAGATCACGAAAGATGAAGATGGAATAGTTGATCCTTTGTACTTACAAGGACGATTTGGAGTGGAGTTTCATCATGAGGGTATGGCTTCCTTAGTTAGGGAACCAGACACGGCTGTGCAGATTCAACCGGAGCCTCAAGCGTTATATCCACATTTTGCAGGAGAGATGATTTACAAGCGAAGCTTTTGGTTGGATCAACGGAGTCCAGATATTCCGTTCTTCGAACTGGAATTCAGTGATTGGCGAGTTCAGGATGTTACTGAAGTTCTGGTCAACGGATACAGTCTGGGTGTTCGCTGCTGGTCTCCTTATCGCTGGAAGGGTCAATCTTCGTGGCTTCGCGCCGGGGATAATGAGATTGAAGTACGTGTGACCAATACATTAGTCGGTTTGCTTGAAGGTACGTATTTTGATTCCTTAAGTCATCAGCTGCGTGAAGCAGGTCGGGGATTGACTGATGGATAG
- a CDS encoding glycoside hydrolase 43 family protein produces MAASQSSLEKFEPIWVADQGDGTYRNPILHADYSDPDVIRVGDDFYMTASSFSHTPGLPILHSKDLVNWKLVNYAIERLDLPGYDVPLHGKGVWAPSIRYHDNKYWIFFSTPDEGIYVTTATHPEGQWSPLHLVHEVKGWIDPCPLWDDDGQAYLVHAFANSRCGIKSKIQVCRMAPDGSRLLDEGRIVFDGTEHHPTIEGPKFYKRDGDYYIFAPAGGVKPGWQTVLRSKQVFGPYEDRIVMHQGSSSINGPHQGGYVELDSGESWFIHFQDRDAYGRIVHLQPMQWDEQGWPIIGLDQEGDGTGEPVILHKKPNVGSTHPVVVPEVSDDFRADRLGLQWQWQANAQPEWADLNSEQGLILHTLPYPDGIQSLFGVPQLLMQKLPASAFEATTQLTFHPKQAGDQAGLILFGDAYAYLCLTQTEDGAIRLSLNRGEKQKNSDLHADEWQEEGLDWKGEGSTASGWTIHLRLTLIEPAHVQFSWSEDGVSYTPIGTTFVATTALWVGAKMGLFAINTKSEPSEGKGKYRYFAVKEIQE; encoded by the coding sequence ATGGCTGCATCTCAATCCAGTCTAGAAAAATTTGAACCGATCTGGGTCGCAGATCAGGGGGATGGAACCTATCGTAATCCTATTCTACACGCAGATTATTCGGATCCGGATGTCATTCGTGTAGGCGACGACTTTTACATGACCGCTTCGAGCTTCTCGCATACACCAGGCTTACCGATCTTGCATTCAAAAGATTTGGTGAACTGGAAGCTCGTGAATTATGCCATTGAACGGTTGGATCTTCCGGGGTATGACGTTCCCCTGCATGGTAAAGGTGTATGGGCACCAAGCATTCGCTACCATGACAACAAGTATTGGATCTTTTTCAGTACACCGGACGAAGGCATCTATGTGACAACGGCGACACACCCTGAAGGACAATGGTCACCTCTTCATCTGGTGCATGAGGTTAAGGGGTGGATTGATCCTTGCCCACTATGGGACGACGACGGGCAGGCATATCTGGTGCATGCATTTGCCAATAGCCGCTGTGGCATCAAAAGCAAAATACAGGTGTGCCGTATGGCACCGGATGGAAGCCGGCTTTTGGATGAAGGAAGGATCGTATTTGACGGTACAGAGCACCATCCAACGATAGAAGGTCCCAAGTTTTATAAGCGTGATGGAGATTATTATATCTTTGCTCCCGCAGGTGGTGTGAAACCGGGATGGCAGACCGTGTTACGGTCGAAGCAGGTATTTGGCCCATATGAAGATCGAATTGTCATGCACCAGGGATCTTCCTCCATTAATGGCCCGCATCAGGGTGGGTATGTAGAGCTGGATTCCGGGGAGTCCTGGTTTATCCATTTTCAAGATCGTGATGCTTATGGACGAATTGTTCATCTACAGCCCATGCAATGGGATGAACAAGGGTGGCCAATCATTGGCTTGGATCAGGAAGGCGACGGAACCGGTGAGCCAGTGATCTTGCATAAGAAGCCCAACGTGGGAAGCACACACCCCGTAGTAGTACCTGAAGTATCCGATGATTTTAGGGCGGATCGTCTAGGGCTGCAGTGGCAATGGCAGGCTAACGCCCAGCCAGAGTGGGCTGATCTGAATTCAGAACAAGGACTTATTTTGCACACACTTCCTTATCCTGATGGCATTCAATCGTTATTTGGTGTTCCACAGCTATTGATGCAAAAGTTACCGGCGTCAGCCTTTGAAGCCACAACTCAATTGACTTTTCACCCGAAGCAGGCTGGCGATCAAGCAGGACTCATTTTGTTTGGAGATGCTTATGCCTATCTTTGCTTAACGCAGACTGAGGATGGAGCCATTCGATTATCCCTGAATCGTGGGGAGAAGCAAAAGAATAGTGATCTGCATGCAGACGAATGGCAGGAAGAAGGGCTAGACTGGAAGGGAGAAGGTTCAACGGCTTCCGGTTGGACTATTCATTTACGTCTTACCCTTATCGAACCTGCACATGTACAGTTTAGCTGGAGTGAAGATGGCGTGAGTTATACACCGATAGGCACAACATTTGTTGCAACGACTGCACTATGGGTTGGGGCGAAGATGGGACTGTTTGCTATTAATACGAAGTCTGAGCCTAGTGAGGGCAAAGGTAAGTATCGTTATTTTGCCGTGAAGGAAATTCAGGAATAA
- a CDS encoding sugar ABC transporter permease — protein MNGKNGSAATTTQADISSYSVKRESNWKRQIKRNKWLYVLVLPGFLYFVIFKYLPMWGIVIAFQDYQPFLGIRNSEWVGLENFTTFFSNPDFFRLLRNTLLLALYDLIFFFPAPIIIALLLNEIRTAFFKRTIQTLVYVPHFVSMVIIASITYVFLTPQGGVLYELIAMITGKPIDVLSNPDTFRPLIIIQMMWKEMGWGTIIFLAALAGVDTEQYEASIVDGAGRLRRMWHITLPAIRTTIVILLILRLGNFLDTGFEQIYLMTNSLNRDVADVFDTYVYTVGITQGAFSYSTAVGLFKSVVGIILVLGSNKLAKKFGHPGIY, from the coding sequence ATGAACGGGAAGAATGGAAGTGCCGCTACAACAACGCAGGCGGATATTTCAAGTTACTCCGTAAAACGGGAGTCCAACTGGAAGCGGCAGATCAAGCGAAATAAATGGTTATACGTACTTGTACTTCCCGGTTTTCTGTACTTTGTAATCTTTAAATACTTGCCCATGTGGGGAATCGTTATTGCTTTTCAGGATTATCAGCCTTTTCTAGGGATTCGCAATAGTGAATGGGTAGGGTTGGAGAACTTTACAACCTTTTTCTCGAATCCAGACTTTTTCCGATTGCTACGGAATACGTTGCTTCTTGCCTTATACGATCTCATTTTCTTTTTCCCGGCACCGATCATTATTGCACTTTTATTAAATGAGATTCGAACAGCTTTTTTCAAAAGAACGATTCAGACGCTTGTATATGTACCACACTTTGTATCTATGGTGATTATCGCCAGTATCACTTATGTATTTCTGACACCTCAAGGCGGGGTGCTGTATGAGCTGATTGCGATGATCACAGGTAAACCGATAGATGTGCTATCCAACCCGGATACGTTCCGACCGCTGATCATTATTCAGATGATGTGGAAGGAGATGGGGTGGGGGACAATCATTTTCCTTGCGGCACTTGCTGGAGTAGATACAGAACAGTATGAGGCATCCATTGTGGATGGGGCAGGACGTTTACGCCGAATGTGGCATATTACCCTGCCAGCGATTCGTACTACGATTGTAATTTTGCTCATTCTAAGACTCGGGAACTTTCTGGACACAGGATTCGAGCAGATTTACCTGATGACGAACTCACTGAATCGGGATGTAGCGGATGTATTCGATACCTATGTGTATACCGTGGGGATTACGCAAGGTGCGTTCAGCTACAGTACAGCCGTGGGACTCTTTAAGTCTGTTGTGGGGATTATATTGGTGCTTGGTAGTAATAAACTTGCCAAAAAGTTTGGTCATCCCGGTATTTATTAA
- a CDS encoding Gfo/Idh/MocA family protein, giving the protein MSKKTYVLVGTGGRAGFFYTALAKEYKDRSELLALCDTNQTRMDYANKVLTQDCGYHELPTYTADRFEEMIAEHKPDTVIVTTVDRTHHHYIIRAMELGCDVITEKPMTVDEQKCQEILDAVQRTGRDVRVTFNYRYAPHHTKARELIMDGVIGDIHSVHFEWLLNTRHGADYFRRWHRDKRNSGGLLVHKSTHHFDLVNFWIGSQPESVFAYGDLLFYGKENAERRGEQHSYARATGNPQAENDPFALHLDQSEQLKAMYLDAEHEDGYQRDQNVFGDGISIEDTLGVLVRYKNKAVLTYSLNAYMPWEGYRIAFNGSKGRIEMNIVEQSYVNAGGDRANEGALKGRSITVFPMFDAPYEVEVEEGEGGHGGGDPVLLNDIFGDPVPDKFNRAADHVDGARSILTGIAANKAIRTGLPVRIDDLVKF; this is encoded by the coding sequence ATGAGCAAAAAAACATATGTACTCGTAGGAACAGGTGGCAGAGCAGGGTTTTTCTATACCGCGTTAGCGAAGGAATATAAGGATCGTTCAGAGCTTCTCGCCTTGTGTGATACGAACCAGACACGGATGGATTATGCCAACAAGGTTTTGACGCAGGATTGCGGATACCACGAGCTACCTACCTATACCGCAGATCGCTTTGAAGAAATGATCGCAGAGCATAAGCCGGATACGGTGATTGTGACTACAGTGGATCGCACACACCATCATTACATCATTAGAGCTATGGAGCTTGGTTGTGATGTAATCACGGAGAAGCCAATGACGGTGGATGAGCAGAAATGTCAGGAGATTTTGGATGCGGTACAACGTACAGGACGCGATGTGCGTGTGACGTTCAACTATCGTTATGCACCACATCATACAAAAGCACGCGAGTTGATAATGGACGGAGTCATTGGCGATATCCATTCCGTGCATTTTGAGTGGTTGCTGAATACACGTCACGGTGCAGATTATTTCCGTAGATGGCATCGGGATAAACGTAACAGTGGTGGCTTGCTTGTCCACAAATCAACACACCATTTCGACTTGGTCAATTTCTGGATCGGCTCACAGCCGGAAAGTGTATTTGCATACGGAGACCTGCTGTTCTATGGCAAAGAGAACGCTGAGCGCCGCGGAGAGCAACATAGCTATGCGAGAGCGACAGGCAATCCGCAGGCAGAGAACGATCCATTTGCATTACATTTGGATCAGAGTGAGCAACTGAAGGCAATGTATCTGGATGCAGAGCATGAGGATGGTTATCAACGGGATCAGAATGTGTTTGGCGATGGAATCAGTATTGAAGATACACTCGGTGTACTTGTTCGCTATAAGAACAAAGCGGTTCTAACATATTCCCTGAATGCTTACATGCCTTGGGAAGGATATCGCATCGCTTTTAACGGCAGCAAAGGACGTATCGAAATGAATATTGTAGAGCAATCGTATGTTAATGCGGGTGGTGACCGTGCTAATGAAGGAGCGCTTAAAGGTCGCAGTATCACCGTATTCCCAATGTTTGATGCACCTTACGAGGTGGAGGTTGAAGAGGGAGAAGGCGGTCATGGTGGTGGTGATCCAGTGTTGCTGAATGATATTTTTGGTGATCCGGTACCAGACAAATTCAACCGTGCTGCTGACCATGTGGACGGAGCTCGCTCTATTCTTACGGGTATTGCAGCCAACAAGGCGATCCGTACAGGGCTGCCTGTACGCATAGATGATTTGGTGAAATTTTAA
- a CDS encoding extracellular solute-binding protein — translation MGQPKTGLKKMAIVLCASMLLSTVLAACSGEQQSNTGEAASGTDQLTIMLPNFEAENPPENSPVIQKLEELTKIDVNFQWVPSSSYEDKFNITLASGKLPDIMVVLGKSPSFINAARTGAFWELGPYLKDYPNLSQMNEIITNNASIDGKTYGIYRARALGRNGVTIRKDWLENLGLEEPKTIDEFYNMLKAFTNDDPDGNGKQDTYGLVASKFTGPWDNMQVWFGAPNKWGEDSSGALIPAHDTPEYMEALQFFRKIYSEGLVNKDFAVMDATKLPDPFVNGQAGVMVDVADNAQRMDQKILEKDPAATGRVDVLQAMEGPKGLRDMPTSGYSGMVVISKSSVKTEEDLKKVLTFLDQLNEPELQALLGNGLDGKQYEKKGDYIIPTTDKLALRDVQGLNQILMFIPEDKTLRVEQTPVRQKVVEVQKANEEIVIANPGEPLISDVYAQKGPQLDNIINDARIKFIVGQIDEKGFQAAVELWRKSGGNDYVKEVNELYAALK, via the coding sequence ATGGGACAACCAAAAACAGGATTGAAGAAGATGGCTATTGTGCTTTGTGCATCTATGCTATTAAGCACAGTGCTCGCTGCATGTAGCGGGGAACAACAATCGAATACGGGGGAAGCGGCGAGTGGCACAGATCAGTTGACGATCATGCTCCCTAATTTTGAAGCAGAGAATCCACCGGAGAATAGTCCGGTTATCCAGAAGCTGGAGGAACTGACCAAGATAGATGTTAACTTTCAGTGGGTGCCCAGCAGCTCGTATGAAGACAAATTCAATATCACCTTAGCCTCGGGCAAATTGCCGGATATTATGGTGGTGCTCGGGAAGTCGCCGAGTTTCATCAACGCAGCTCGAACGGGAGCATTCTGGGAGCTTGGGCCTTACCTGAAGGATTATCCGAACCTGAGCCAAATGAATGAGATCATTACGAACAATGCTTCGATCGATGGCAAAACGTATGGCATATATCGTGCTCGTGCTCTTGGGCGTAACGGGGTAACGATCCGGAAGGACTGGCTGGAGAATCTGGGGCTGGAAGAACCGAAGACCATTGATGAGTTCTACAATATGTTGAAAGCGTTCACCAATGATGATCCGGACGGAAACGGTAAGCAGGATACGTATGGGCTGGTGGCGAGTAAATTCACAGGTCCATGGGATAACATGCAGGTGTGGTTTGGCGCACCAAACAAATGGGGAGAGGACAGCAGCGGGGCATTAATTCCCGCACACGACACCCCTGAGTATATGGAAGCATTGCAGTTCTTCCGCAAGATCTATAGTGAAGGTCTGGTGAATAAGGACTTTGCGGTTATGGACGCAACGAAACTTCCAGATCCGTTTGTAAATGGTCAGGCTGGTGTCATGGTGGATGTTGCAGATAATGCACAGCGCATGGATCAGAAAATCTTGGAGAAAGACCCTGCGGCTACGGGACGTGTGGACGTATTGCAAGCGATGGAGGGGCCAAAAGGTCTGCGTGATATGCCGACTTCTGGATACTCTGGGATGGTCGTCATCTCCAAGAGCAGTGTGAAAACCGAGGAGGATCTGAAGAAGGTGCTGACGTTCTTGGATCAATTGAACGAACCTGAGCTTCAGGCATTACTTGGCAACGGATTGGATGGGAAGCAGTATGAGAAAAAAGGCGATTACATCATCCCTACAACAGATAAACTAGCGCTGCGGGATGTACAGGGTTTGAATCAGATTCTGATGTTTATTCCCGAGGACAAAACGTTACGTGTAGAACAAACCCCTGTTCGACAGAAGGTTGTTGAAGTGCAGAAAGCTAATGAGGAGATTGTCATCGCGAATCCGGGCGAACCACTGATCTCGGATGTATATGCCCAGAAGGGACCACAGCTTGATAACATCATCAATGATGCTCGCATCAAGTTTATTGTAGGGCAGATTGATGAGAAAGGCTTCCAAGCTGCAGTTGAATTGTGGAGAAAGAGCGGCGGTAACGACTATGTTAAAGAAGTAAATGAGCTTTACGCTGCGCTTAAATAA